The proteins below are encoded in one region of Tsuneonella sp. CC-YZS046:
- a CDS encoding ammonium transporter — MIRKTLCGVGALGASMFAASAAWAQEAAEAVAEAAAPVAAPAAEAAAAVPNPGNNAFMFTATVIVMMMILPGLALFYGGLTRSKNMLSTMTQIGSVAALAMIIWVTWGYSTAFGPEGNSFFAWGNAFLSQVTPDTTAATFSDEVISEYIFIAFQMTFSAITAALVLGGTAERMKFSAALVFAAVWLTIVYYPLAHMVWAGGGLIFEWGALDFAGGTVVHINAGVSALVAAIMLGKRKGYPTEPMPPHSLTLTMVGTGLLWVGWFGFNAGSELEADGIAGLAVVNTFVATASAALFWMLTERFMGHKPSALGFCSGVIAGLVAITPAAGNSGPFGAIVLGAIASVIAYFAVAKIKPALGYDESLDAFGIHAIGGIIGAIGTGIVYSPALGGPGGDDFVMGAQVVIQIKAVLVAIVWAAVGTAIAMFIAKLLTGLRVSTEVEVEGLDLGEHGERAYN; from the coding sequence ATGATTCGCAAGACACTCTGCGGCGTCGGCGCCCTGGGCGCTTCGATGTTCGCCGCCAGCGCCGCCTGGGCGCAAGAAGCGGCGGAGGCCGTCGCCGAAGCCGCCGCGCCGGTCGCCGCGCCCGCGGCGGAGGCGGCCGCCGCCGTTCCCAATCCGGGCAACAACGCCTTCATGTTCACCGCGACCGTCATCGTCATGATGATGATCCTGCCGGGCCTTGCCTTGTTCTACGGCGGCCTGACCCGCTCCAAGAACATGCTTTCCACCATGACCCAGATCGGCTCGGTCGCCGCGCTGGCCATGATCATCTGGGTGACGTGGGGCTATTCCACCGCCTTCGGCCCCGAAGGCAATTCGTTCTTCGCCTGGGGCAACGCGTTCCTCTCGCAGGTCACGCCGGATACCACCGCCGCGACCTTCTCCGACGAAGTGATCAGCGAATACATCTTTATCGCCTTCCAGATGACCTTCTCCGCGATCACCGCCGCCCTGGTCCTGGGCGGCACGGCCGAACGCATGAAGTTCTCGGCCGCGCTGGTGTTCGCCGCCGTCTGGCTGACGATCGTCTACTATCCGCTCGCGCACATGGTGTGGGCCGGTGGCGGCCTGATCTTCGAATGGGGCGCGCTGGACTTCGCCGGCGGCACCGTGGTCCACATCAACGCCGGTGTCTCCGCCCTGGTCGCCGCAATCATGCTCGGCAAGCGCAAGGGCTATCCGACCGAGCCGATGCCGCCGCACTCGCTGACGCTCACCATGGTCGGCACCGGCCTGCTGTGGGTGGGCTGGTTCGGCTTCAACGCCGGTTCGGAACTCGAAGCCGACGGCATTGCCGGGCTGGCGGTGGTCAACACCTTCGTCGCCACTGCCTCGGCCGCGCTGTTCTGGATGCTGACCGAGCGCTTCATGGGCCACAAGCCTTCGGCTCTGGGTTTCTGCTCGGGTGTGATCGCCGGTCTGGTCGCCATCACGCCGGCCGCGGGCAACTCCGGTCCGTTCGGCGCGATCGTGCTCGGCGCGATTGCCTCGGTCATCGCCTACTTCGCGGTCGCCAAGATCAAGCCGGCCCTCGGCTACGACGAATCGCTCGATGCTTTCGGCATCCACGCGATTGGCGGCATCATCGGCGCCATCGGCACCGGCATCGTCTACTCGCCCGCCCTCGGTGGGCCTGGCGGGGACGACTTCGTGATGGGCGCTCAGGTCGTGATCCAGATCAAGGCCGTTCTGGTGGCGATCGTCTGGGCTGCCGTCGGCACCGCGATCGCGATGTTCATCGCCAAGCTGCTCACCGGGCTGCGGGTCTCCACCGAAGTCGAAGTCGAAGGCCTCGACCTCGGCGAGCATGGAGAGCGCGCCTACAACTGA
- a CDS encoding tetratricopeptide repeat protein has translation MLQSNREAAGVVKTGSISDEVPKLYLLGHPRLIDAQGKRVEMTSKKAIAVLGLLALSNDGIRSRAWLQQKLWGSRDTKQAQNSLRRELSNMRKTLPCVPLISDHRSVRINLDQIWIDVRDDPKAVSSSDEDFLEGLDIAGEEDFEEWLRDARSQITADDAGEDISDDEDEGDSPPAAPAPRAAFPAAPRSDVQAADAWQPPSIMVAAHFDPGMRREDAGILQLFAQEMNAGLARLGWLRVIAPPSPSGIAGLEGASAGARYCLSLSLLPASTPILSMSCIELPPRTIIWSESGAVAFPLQQKDLNLRVGRTVNALENAIAGSGQIMEAGADPASLGHSLQCLRALLRRIFSAADIGLADKLLIGLRASEDRPELDIFGAIHALRCYWWKRRNGAMNEARRLGEIALARNHGDPRPLLVLGVLQKWSGNFATAMHLFERAIASNPACAAAYANLGAVHLLCGEPERAMPMLKTAEALSPFDPELFWIYGQMATSAYIAGEYDEALRHAANSLSLQSRYTLPALISMNCHLAKGNREMAANAREHPGLANSRTIEHALALMPFDNARHSEMLRAGIGELSAPGIA, from the coding sequence ATGCTGCAAAGCAACAGGGAGGCGGCAGGGGTGGTTAAAACAGGGTCGATTTCGGATGAGGTCCCGAAGCTCTATCTTTTGGGCCATCCACGATTGATCGACGCGCAGGGCAAGCGCGTCGAAATGACTTCCAAGAAGGCAATCGCCGTGCTCGGATTGCTCGCCCTGTCGAATGACGGCATCCGATCCCGCGCCTGGCTGCAGCAGAAATTATGGGGTTCGCGCGATACCAAGCAGGCCCAGAACAGTCTGCGGCGCGAATTGTCGAACATGCGAAAAACCCTGCCTTGTGTGCCACTTATCAGCGATCACCGCTCCGTCAGGATCAATCTGGACCAGATCTGGATCGACGTGCGCGACGACCCGAAGGCCGTCAGCTCCAGCGACGAGGATTTCCTGGAAGGGCTGGATATTGCCGGGGAAGAGGATTTCGAGGAATGGCTGCGCGATGCCCGTAGCCAGATCACCGCGGACGATGCGGGCGAGGATATTTCCGATGACGAGGATGAGGGCGATTCCCCCCCCGCGGCGCCCGCGCCAAGGGCGGCCTTTCCCGCTGCTCCGCGCAGCGATGTGCAGGCGGCGGACGCATGGCAGCCGCCCTCGATCATGGTTGCGGCTCATTTCGACCCCGGCATGAGGCGCGAGGATGCGGGAATCCTGCAATTGTTCGCCCAGGAGATGAATGCCGGGCTGGCGCGGCTGGGCTGGCTGCGGGTGATCGCCCCGCCATCGCCCAGCGGCATCGCCGGGCTGGAGGGAGCCTCCGCGGGCGCGCGCTATTGTCTTTCACTTTCATTATTGCCCGCCAGCACCCCGATTCTCTCGATGAGCTGCATCGAGCTACCACCTCGCACTATCATATGGAGCGAATCCGGCGCGGTGGCCTTCCCCCTGCAGCAGAAGGATCTCAACCTGAGAGTGGGCCGCACGGTCAATGCGCTGGAGAATGCGATCGCCGGTTCCGGGCAGATAATGGAAGCGGGCGCCGACCCGGCCAGCCTCGGCCACTCCCTGCAGTGCCTGCGCGCCTTGCTGCGCCGCATCTTCTCGGCAGCGGACATCGGGCTTGCCGACAAGCTGCTGATCGGGCTGAGAGCCAGCGAAGATCGCCCCGAGCTGGACATATTCGGAGCGATCCATGCCCTGCGCTGCTATTGGTGGAAACGCCGCAACGGCGCCATGAACGAGGCGCGCCGCCTGGGCGAAATCGCGCTGGCGCGCAACCATGGCGACCCGCGCCCCCTGCTGGTCCTGGGGGTCCTGCAGAAATGGTCCGGCAATTTCGCCACCGCGATGCATCTGTTCGAGCGGGCGATCGCCAGCAATCCCGCCTGCGCCGCAGCCTATGCCAATCTTGGCGCGGTGCATCTGCTCTGCGGAGAGCCGGAACGGGCGATGCCGATGCTCAAGACCGCAGAGGCGCTTTCGCCGTTCGATCCGGAACTGTTCTGGATCTACGGGCAGATGGCCACCTCCGCCTATATCGCGGGCGAATATGACGAGGCGCTGCGCCATGCGGCCAACTCGCTGTCGCTGCAATCGCGCTATACACTGCCCGCCCTGATCTCGATGAATTGCCATCTCGCCAAGGGAAATCGGGAGATGGCGGCGAATGCACGGGAGCATCCGGGACTGGCGAACTCGCGGACGATAGAACACGCGCTCGCGCTGATGCCTTTCGACAATGCCCGCCATAGCGAAATGCTGCGGGCCGGGATCGGAGAGCTGAGCGCGCCCGGCATCGCCTGA
- a CDS encoding OmpA family protein, which translates to MTTGEVRRRCQYSEHLPAVPAFMGVTYMRLKTTLTLGVASAAVAVSFAQSAQAACTTAGTVVTCAAPGDTVTNAETELSSISGGPDSAATFINQAGSVLTGGSTTLDLNPDSDLNLAYAFTNAGDIGTAVTGVDVSYVAVDDTVGNTFTFANTGQIFGNFTVSNITGAIGATNSGLITGQLTLGNSNTEGAVTITNTGSVNGGIVAQSNTGNASVTTSGDSGVDGAWAEVEALTNGGTTTTTGPTTVGTVTTYSTSTTATGGTATVAVEEGATVGDVTANGLAGATVTIDGSVGDDDEAHDVTAISSGEDYAFESTEDDQSPASYTYDEAGSYTAVGGDASITVSEDATVWGDARAEADGNASVQNDGLIAGDVDIFAEASDYEWTYGEDATQTVSGTVTTSTWGEDYTSTTTDVGGLATLTNTGTIGEEDNTVTIEVDGHGGAVIENSGTIYGDIEADGEGYVSTSNWSYTQTTVEDSGTLVSPDSYSWSYEQGGSQTAIAADATLTNTADGQIFGDIEIDASNDVTLTNDGSIVGGIDLDASAEDYSYNRGEDYSIATAGSVQTETWGEDYTSTNTTHGGEAVLENTGTIGDEDTDVVVELYGASGASVVNSGDIYGDLDNADADVSIRAGGVTIGEDGSWTETVVTDTTGPTVVSGSWGEDTSVTVTNVAADASILNEADGQIFGDIELDANGNVIVDNQGYIAGDISGDATGTDLSFNYSVASSYSATGEDYSGAFGEDYTSVGGTVSFDNSGLIGETDESHVSIDLHGDAGATVLNTGRINGNIVASAGGEDSSYASEFTYNATLNSGDVTTSEASSQTAYSGSTIAADVDFDNDAGALIVGDVELQATGNITVDNPGAVTGYIKSYTNGADYATSSSFGEDFTLDLGDDDATQQLIQTSGFSNEYTTTGGDITGVYSGSVGSVQFAPQNADYGDIVQDADGNSSAEVTGLVLGSFTGNAGGYSQGEDFTSTRTNTYEADDSILTGDYVQSYSSEYSTTLADSTLAVNGGSIGTHLGEDTPEGVSLTATGDAQLLVGNGGLIAGDAYLSAGTGTAASASTLDLTDTQAYDTDGALVSREVAWEGTSTSNGSESSADIQIGNGDVGGNINAYSGAGGTTFALTNQGEVGGGVFLYSTAGYEYESTWTGLYTEDADGNTALTSSNEWTSSDVSGDVTAVVNGVIGNGLDGAQAYGSVQWAGGGEDGLYLESNGGTASATVTGQVRGDIVVESSGEDFSGYSELEYTDVGSLSISPNNVNWSGTLISETYGEDSTWTGGTANLVIDAANDATPVNFGDIYVSGVSGATATIAAGSKVVQQYGSGNGYGDVYVGSLYWNFSDDYTGDPVAGSSTYNWTYTATGGPATLINDGVIGYDGGTDHSGNGVFVEVESITDTTATLTNNGAIYGSALVNSLAVNESGTTTVVNAGDTTEVVTTVIDYTPVGGTAVLTNNGLITGSAGAWAENGTITNDGAIRGGAYLGASVDNYETTTIDTFIQLGEEVVTAENEPFLQTYTLDQNVLLGGGISVGGAFGQIDDSVQTSTIDATINLNDGSITTGTIVGEFDEETGERFTQTDVNLNGGGYLGLTYGESEGYDFFGEDVDNPLWEDFAAADPQVAFYGDLDTYQAPASVIGVENLTKTGAGTFYIYGSAYQPATLTNEFADYTFDVGTFGIREGEIQLAVAGGEDAVFGIRGNLENDATLVLGRRVTAPDALFASNVVNQGLDAIAGLNIYQLGDFTQSETGTLVVGQIPSLMRYYNPTVGTGYTTNEPLGVAGALVSLGYFTTPENALGNLFGEDSYAFQTSFVTLDGDLSLDGTVELVGPGGGIYLDGATQDIFSVSGDVVLGAEVEGANNNFVTFGLGQREEGDRTIVYIGANRAGYETVGLNENAIAAGAALTNSVPYVVNLVTNDGPYNSVEQFGLIQDMATIIAGFDSVLTRAQVSQALNELASGNFYGSLSAIRTTDPFVDVVSNRRIPEGATGFNFWLQPSGDFYRLDADYADGKSGAVDLDADNYGGSVGFGVATGNGEIGLGFGYGHIDASSDKQPVSADGDTWMVGLYARQAFGPLTVAADLVHGWTKWDAERALPTLARSTTAEFDSKELRGDLRVEYAIPMGENSFIAPYGQVEFRHVKFDGFTEEGAGSVSLIVDKFSKTLFTPTLGVKFGTGFNAGGTWLRPEATLSYSFGDYQTDRNVAYLGNPDEVFRLQGVDPDGFFTGTLGLFADIGSNSGAFIRGSYSTGGDGDVLGLKAGVVIGFGSAAAPVAAPPPPPPPPPPPPPPPAPEVACNKGPYIVFFDWDRSDITPEAATILDSAVTAYGNCDVVPIMLAGYTDRSGSTQYNLGLSARRNSSVRDYLTARGIPGDRITSEAFGEANPRVPTADGVRELQNRRVEITYGPGSGL; encoded by the coding sequence TTGACGACGGGCGAAGTGCGTCGTCGGTGCCAGTATTCAGAACACCTGCCGGCCGTGCCGGCATTTATGGGGGTTACCTACATGAGATTGAAAACAACCCTGACACTTGGCGTTGCAAGTGCTGCGGTGGCTGTCAGCTTTGCGCAATCGGCGCAGGCTGCTTGCACCACTGCTGGTACGGTCGTGACCTGTGCTGCTCCGGGCGACACTGTCACTAACGCTGAGACCGAGCTGTCCTCGATTTCGGGCGGTCCTGACTCGGCTGCAACGTTCATCAATCAGGCCGGGTCGGTATTGACCGGTGGTTCGACCACCCTTGACCTTAACCCCGATAGTGATCTGAATCTCGCATACGCGTTCACCAACGCCGGCGATATCGGCACTGCGGTGACTGGCGTGGATGTCAGCTACGTTGCTGTCGATGATACCGTTGGCAACACCTTCACCTTTGCTAACACTGGTCAGATTTTCGGCAACTTCACGGTTTCGAACATCACGGGTGCGATCGGCGCTACCAACAGCGGGCTGATCACTGGCCAGCTTACGCTTGGCAATTCCAATACCGAAGGTGCGGTGACCATCACCAACACCGGCTCGGTCAACGGTGGCATTGTTGCCCAGTCCAACACTGGCAATGCATCGGTCACGACATCGGGTGACTCGGGTGTCGACGGCGCCTGGGCGGAAGTCGAGGCTCTGACCAATGGCGGCACGACGACCACGACTGGCCCGACGACGGTGGGTACTGTAACGACCTATTCGACCTCCACCACGGCAACCGGCGGCACCGCTACCGTGGCTGTTGAGGAAGGCGCGACGGTTGGTGACGTTACCGCGAACGGCCTTGCCGGCGCGACGGTGACGATCGACGGCTCCGTGGGTGACGATGACGAGGCGCACGATGTAACTGCGATCTCGTCCGGTGAGGATTACGCCTTCGAGTCGACGGAAGACGATCAGTCCCCTGCTTCCTACACTTATGATGAGGCGGGCTCTTACACTGCGGTCGGTGGCGATGCTTCGATCACCGTTTCGGAAGACGCCACGGTTTGGGGTGATGCAAGGGCGGAAGCCGATGGCAATGCCTCTGTGCAGAACGATGGCCTGATCGCGGGTGATGTCGATATTTTCGCCGAAGCCAGCGATTATGAATGGACCTATGGTGAAGATGCCACCCAGACCGTTTCCGGGACTGTAACTACCAGCACTTGGGGTGAGGACTATACCTCTACCACCACCGATGTTGGTGGCCTCGCAACGCTGACCAACACCGGCACGATCGGCGAAGAGGATAACACTGTCACGATCGAGGTCGATGGTCATGGTGGCGCGGTTATCGAGAACTCCGGCACGATCTACGGCGACATAGAGGCTGATGGCGAAGGTTACGTCAGCACTTCCAACTGGTCCTATACGCAAACCACCGTGGAGGATTCGGGCACGCTTGTTTCGCCTGACTCATACTCTTGGAGTTACGAACAAGGTGGCAGCCAAACCGCCATTGCGGCCGATGCCACGCTGACCAACACTGCGGATGGTCAGATCTTCGGCGATATCGAAATCGATGCGTCGAACGATGTTACGCTGACCAATGATGGTTCGATTGTCGGTGGTATCGATCTCGATGCTTCTGCCGAGGATTATTCCTACAATCGGGGTGAAGACTACAGCATCGCCACCGCGGGCAGCGTTCAGACTGAAACCTGGGGTGAGGATTACACCTCCACCAACACCACCCATGGCGGTGAAGCTGTCCTCGAAAACACTGGTACGATCGGTGATGAGGACACCGATGTGGTTGTCGAGCTTTATGGTGCGTCTGGCGCAAGCGTCGTCAATTCCGGTGACATCTATGGCGATCTGGACAATGCCGATGCGGACGTCTCCATCCGTGCTGGCGGCGTCACGATTGGTGAAGATGGTTCCTGGACCGAGACCGTTGTTACGGATACCACTGGCCCGACCGTTGTTTCGGGTTCTTGGGGTGAAGACACTTCCGTAACGGTGACGAATGTTGCTGCCGATGCTTCGATCCTGAACGAGGCGGATGGTCAGATCTTCGGTGACATCGAACTTGATGCCAACGGCAATGTGATCGTTGACAATCAGGGTTATATCGCGGGTGACATCTCTGGCGATGCCACTGGCACCGATCTTTCGTTCAACTACTCGGTAGCCTCGTCCTACAGTGCAACTGGTGAAGACTATAGCGGCGCTTTTGGTGAGGACTACACCTCCGTTGGCGGTACCGTATCGTTCGACAACAGCGGCCTGATTGGTGAAACCGACGAGAGCCATGTTTCGATCGATCTGCATGGTGATGCCGGCGCGACGGTTCTCAACACCGGTCGCATCAATGGCAATATCGTTGCATCGGCTGGCGGAGAAGATTCCTCCTATGCTTCGGAGTTCACCTACAACGCCACGCTCAATAGCGGGGACGTCACCACATCGGAGGCCAGCAGTCAGACAGCGTACTCGGGTTCCACGATTGCTGCTGACGTCGATTTCGATAACGATGCGGGTGCCCTCATCGTTGGCGATGTCGAACTGCAAGCGACTGGCAACATCACGGTCGACAATCCTGGCGCGGTGACGGGCTACATCAAGTCCTACACCAATGGCGCAGATTATGCGACATCCTCGTCGTTCGGTGAAGACTTCACGCTAGACCTTGGTGATGATGATGCTACCCAGCAGCTGATTCAGACGAGTGGCTTCAGCAACGAATACACCACTACCGGTGGCGATATCACTGGCGTCTATTCGGGTAGCGTTGGTTCGGTGCAGTTTGCTCCGCAGAACGCCGATTATGGCGATATCGTGCAGGATGCGGATGGCAACTCCTCTGCGGAAGTGACCGGTCTGGTTCTCGGCAGCTTCACGGGTAATGCCGGGGGTTACAGCCAGGGTGAAGATTTCACCTCGACGCGGACCAACACTTATGAGGCGGACGACAGCATCCTCACGGGTGATTACGTCCAGTCCTATAGCTCGGAATACTCCACTACGCTTGCGGACAGCACTCTTGCGGTCAATGGCGGTTCCATTGGCACCCACTTGGGTGAAGATACTCCGGAAGGAGTGAGCTTGACGGCGACTGGCGATGCACAATTGCTTGTCGGCAATGGCGGTTTGATTGCGGGCGATGCCTACCTCTCCGCGGGCACTGGAACTGCGGCCTCGGCAAGCACGTTGGATCTGACCGATACGCAGGCCTACGACACCGATGGCGCTCTTGTGTCACGTGAAGTGGCTTGGGAGGGCACCAGCACCTCCAACGGTTCGGAAAGCTCTGCCGATATCCAGATTGGCAATGGCGATGTCGGTGGCAACATCAACGCCTATTCGGGCGCTGGCGGTACCACCTTCGCATTGACCAACCAGGGTGAAGTCGGGGGCGGAGTATTCCTCTATTCGACTGCTGGCTATGAGTATGAATCGACGTGGACTGGCCTCTACACCGAAGATGCTGATGGCAATACCGCCCTTACGAGCAGCAATGAATGGACATCCTCCGACGTAAGCGGAGATGTCACTGCGGTCGTAAACGGGGTTATCGGCAACGGCCTTGATGGCGCGCAGGCTTATGGCTCCGTGCAATGGGCCGGAGGCGGTGAAGATGGCTTGTATCTGGAAAGCAATGGCGGAACGGCCAGTGCTACCGTTACCGGCCAGGTTCGGGGAGACATTGTCGTTGAATCGTCCGGTGAAGATTTCAGCGGCTACAGCGAGTTGGAATATACCGATGTTGGCAGCCTCTCGATCTCGCCGAACAATGTCAATTGGTCGGGAACTCTCATCAGTGAAACGTATGGCGAAGACTCGACCTGGACTGGCGGCACCGCCAATCTGGTGATCGATGCCGCGAATGATGCGACGCCGGTCAACTTTGGCGACATCTATGTCTCTGGCGTGTCCGGTGCCACTGCCACCATTGCTGCGGGCAGCAAGGTCGTGCAGCAGTATGGCTCGGGTAACGGATATGGTGACGTCTACGTTGGCAGCCTGTATTGGAACTTTAGTGATGACTACACCGGTGACCCGGTTGCCGGCTCCTCGACCTATAACTGGACCTATACGGCTACCGGCGGCCCGGCCACGTTGATCAACGATGGCGTCATCGGCTACGATGGCGGCACGGATCACAGCGGCAACGGCGTCTTCGTTGAAGTCGAAAGCATCACCGACACGACTGCTACCCTCACCAACAATGGTGCGATCTATGGCAGCGCTCTGGTCAACTCGCTGGCTGTGAATGAAAGCGGCACGACCACCGTCGTGAATGCTGGAGACACCACGGAAGTGGTCACGACCGTGATCGACTACACTCCGGTGGGTGGCACTGCGGTGCTGACCAACAACGGCCTCATCACTGGTTCTGCCGGGGCTTGGGCTGAGAATGGCACCATAACGAACGATGGTGCCATTCGGGGTGGTGCTTACCTCGGCGCCTCCGTGGACAACTACGAAACCACCACGATCGACACCTTCATTCAGTTGGGTGAAGAGGTTGTGACTGCCGAGAACGAGCCGTTCCTGCAGACCTACACCCTCGATCAGAACGTTCTGCTTGGCGGTGGTATCTCGGTTGGCGGGGCCTTTGGTCAAATCGACGATAGCGTGCAGACCAGCACGATCGACGCTACGATCAATCTGAACGATGGCTCGATCACTACCGGTACGATCGTAGGCGAATTTGACGAAGAGACGGGTGAGCGCTTCACCCAGACCGACGTCAACCTCAACGGTGGCGGTTACCTGGGTCTGACCTACGGCGAATCCGAAGGTTACGACTTCTTCGGTGAAGACGTCGACAACCCGCTCTGGGAAGACTTCGCTGCCGCTGATCCGCAGGTTGCCTTCTATGGGGATCTCGATACCTATCAGGCTCCTGCCAGCGTCATCGGCGTGGAAAACCTCACCAAGACTGGTGCCGGCACTTTCTACATCTATGGCTCGGCATATCAGCCTGCCACGCTCACCAATGAGTTTGCTGACTATACCTTCGATGTCGGAACCTTCGGCATCCGCGAGGGTGAAATCCAGTTGGCGGTCGCTGGTGGCGAGGATGCGGTCTTCGGTATCCGTGGCAACCTGGAGAATGACGCTACCCTCGTTCTGGGTCGTCGCGTCACCGCTCCGGACGCTCTCTTCGCGAGCAATGTGGTCAACCAGGGTCTCGATGCCATCGCTGGCCTGAACATCTACCAGTTGGGTGATTTTACCCAGTCGGAAACCGGCACGCTGGTGGTTGGTCAGATCCCGTCACTGATGCGCTACTACAACCCGACCGTTGGCACGGGCTACACCACCAACGAGCCGCTCGGTGTGGCTGGTGCGCTGGTGTCGCTTGGCTACTTCACCACTCCTGAGAATGCTCTTGGCAATCTCTTCGGTGAAGATTCCTACGCCTTCCAGACCAGCTTCGTGACACTCGACGGCGATCTGTCGCTCGATGGCACGGTGGAACTGGTTGGCCCGGGCGGCGGCATCTATCTGGATGGCGCAACCCAGGACATCTTCAGCGTTTCGGGTGACGTGGTCCTCGGTGCCGAAGTCGAAGGGGCGAACAACAACTTCGTGACCTTCGGTCTTGGGCAGCGTGAGGAAGGTGATCGCACGATCGTGTATATCGGTGCCAATCGCGCCGGCTATGAGACCGTTGGTCTCAATGAGAACGCGATCGCTGCCGGTGCAGCTCTGACCAACTCGGTGCCTTACGTGGTCAATCTCGTGACCAACGACGGTCCGTACAACAGCGTCGAGCAGTTCGGTCTGATCCAGGATATGGCGACCATCATCGCCGGCTTCGACTCGGTGCTGACGCGGGCTCAGGTTTCGCAGGCTCTGAACGAACTGGCTTCGGGCAACTTCTACGGCTCGCTCTCGGCGATCCGTACGACCGATCCGTTCGTGGATGTGGTGAGCAACCGCCGCATTCCGGAAGGCGCCACGGGCTTCAACTTCTGGCTGCAGCCCTCGGGTGACTTCTACCGCCTCGATGCCGACTATGCTGACGGCAAGAGCGGTGCGGTTGACCTCGATGCGGACAATTACGGTGGTTCGGTTGGCTTCGGCGTCGCTACCGGAAATGGTGAGATCGGCCTTGGCTTCGGCTACGGTCACATCGATGCCAGCTCCGACAAGCAGCCGGTCAGCGCGGATGGCGACACTTGGATGGTGGGTCTCTATGCCCGCCAGGCCTTCGGTCCCCTCACCGTCGCAGCCGACCTGGTCCATGGTTGGACCAAGTGGGATGCGGAACGCGCCCTGCCGACGCTGGCTCGCAGCACGACGGCTGAGTTCGACAGTAAGGAACTGCGTGGCGACCTTCGCGTCGAATACGCAATCCCGATGGGTGAGAACTCCTTCATCGCGCCGTATGGCCAGGTCGAATTCCGTCACGTCAAGTTCGACGGGTTCACGGAAGAAGGTGCTGGTTCGGTCAGCCTGATCGTCGACAAGTTCAGTAAGACGCTCTTCACCCCGACCCTCGGTGTGAAGTTCGGCACCGGCTTCAACGCTGGTGGCACCTGGCTCCGTCCGGAAGCCACGCTGTCCTATAGCTTCGGCGATTATCAGACCGACCGTAACGTGGCTTATCTTGGCAACCCGGACGAGGTCTTCCGCCTCCAGGGTGTTGATCCGGATGGCTTCTTCACCGGTACGCTGGGTCTCTTCGCTGATATCGGCTCCAACTCCGGTGCCTTTATCCGCGGTAGCTACTCGACGGGTGGTGACGGTGACGTGCTTGGTCTGAAGGCCGGTGTCGTGATTGGCTTCGGTAGCGCTGCTGCTCCGGTAGCCGCTCCCCCGCCCCCGCCCCCGCCGCCACCTCCCCCGCCGCCGCCGCCGGCTCCTGAGGTTGCGTGCAACAAGGGTCCGTACATCGTGTTCTTCGACTGGGATCGCTCCGACATCACGCCGGAAGCCGCGACCATCCTCGACAGCGCGGTGACCGCCTATGGCAATTGCGATGTGGTTCCGATCATGCTGGCCGGCTACACCGACCGTTCGGGCTCCACGCAGTACAACCTCGGCCTCTCGGCACGGCGTAACTCGTCGGTCCGCGATTACCTGACCGCTCGTGGCATTCCGGGCGACCGGATCACCAGCGAGGCCTTCGGTGAGGCCAACCCGCGGGTTCCGACCGCCGACGGCGTGCGCGAACTGCAGAACCGCCGGGTCGAGATCACCTACGGTCCGGGTTCGGGCTTGTAA
- a CDS encoding P-II family nitrogen regulator, whose product MKFIIAIIKPFKLDEVREALGAIGVAGMTVSEVKGFGRQKGQTEIYRGAEYSTNMLPKVKVEIAASDAVAPQVVETIQQVASTDSIGDGKIFVLELASVTRIRTGETGDTAL is encoded by the coding sequence ATGAAATTCATCATTGCCATCATCAAACCGTTCAAGCTCGACGAGGTGCGCGAAGCTCTCGGCGCCATCGGCGTGGCGGGCATGACAGTATCGGAAGTCAAGGGCTTCGGCCGCCAGAAGGGCCAGACCGAGATTTACCGCGGCGCGGAATATTCCACGAATATGCTGCCCAAGGTGAAGGTTGAGATCGCGGCATCCGACGCGGTCGCGCCGCAGGTCGTGGAAACGATCCAGCAAGTGGCCAGCACGGATTCGATCGGGGACGGGAAGATCTTCGTTCTCGAGCTGGCATCCGTCACTCGCATCCGCACCGGCGAAACCGGGGACACCGCGCTTTGA